The Cytobacillus firmus genome segment AAAAAATCCCGGTCATTTGAAGGAATATAATGATGAACCCTAATATCCAAACGTATACAGCAAATATCTTTAAGGATTTTCGTTTTAGAAAATTAATCATCCACACGACTGCTGCATAACCGAAAATCGCTGATGACAATGTTGCCATTAACATGCTGCCAAGGGTTATGGCTTCTGTGTGACCGGACATTAATTCGCCAAACTGCATGACAATGCCGCCAGCGATGGCAGGAATGGATAACAGAAATGAAAAATAGGCAGCAGTTTCCCTGTCAAGCTTCCTAAAGAGGCCTGCTGCAATGGTTAAGCCGGACCTTGAGACTGCCGGAAAAATGGCAGCAGCCTGAAAGGAGCCGATAAACAAGGCATCTCCGTACGTGATGCTGTCCATTTTTTTTGCTCCTTTTTTAACACCATCAGCAATCCAGAGTATAAACCCTGTAAACAGAAATTCCCAGCCGATTGTAACACCGGATTTCGAAATTGAATCGAACATGTCACTCAGCAGGAGTCCCACGATTACGGCTGGAATCGTCCCGACTATCAGAAGCATTGATAGCTTGCCGAAGGGCTTCTTAATAATTTGAAGCAATTCATTTTTGTATACGACCAGGACTGCCAGTAAAGTTCCTATGTGCAGCATTGTATCAAGGAAAAGGCCTGCTTCATCAAGGCCAAATAGATGTCTCCCCAAATATAAATGTCCAGTACTGGAAATAGGCAGGAACTCGGTAAGCCCCTGAATGATTCCCAGAATGAAAGCCTCCAGCTTTGACATCATCTGTATATCACCTTCCTAGGCAGGTATAAGAATAGGCAAAGGTATATGCGCAATGCCTGTCTTTAACATGTGTATTCAAGTTGTCCCAATCGAGAACAGGAAATTAAGGATGCAGAGCGGATATAAAAAAATATAAAAATACATGAAACCTTTTACAATGAATATCGTAAATAATATAAAAGAAACATCATTTATATTTAGGTTAGCTTAGGAGGAAACAGAATGAATGATTATAAAATGCCTTCCAATGATGAAAGGCTTATAGCAGCAGCAATCTATGTAACCAGCTTTTTTACCGCTTTTGTCGGACCGCTGATCATTTGGCTATTGAAAAAAAATGACTCGGAGTTTGTAGATTACCATGGAAAGGAATATTTGAATTTTTTAATTTCTTATACGATTTACAGCGCCATCAGCGTAGTGCTAATGATCATTTTAATTGGGGTCATTACGATTTGGATCGTGGGAATCCTTGCTTTTATCTTTACAATAGTAGCTGCTGTCAAAGCATATGAAGGCAAGGAATACAGAATTCCTTTAGTTTTCAGGATTTTAAAATGATGAACAGAGTCCAGGGCTAGTTGCCGCTGGGCTTTTTTTAATGGATAATAAAGGAACGGGGTGAAGTAATGAATAGACTCGATAACAAACAAAGGATGCTCAAGCTTATGGAATTTTTAAGAGAGCAGACCGATGAAGAAAATGAATATACACTGGACGATATTACTGAATGCTTTAAAAAGGAATATGGACCAGATGTGAAATTAAACAAAAATTCATTAAGAGACGATATTGAACATCTAATTGAAGCAAAATTTGATATTACCATTAACCAGGAAAAAGAGGGAATGCCAAAGTTCTACAGCCATCAATACCGTCTATTCGAGCTTTATGAATTGCGCATGCTGATTGATGCCGTTGCTTCTGCACGCTTCATCACCAAAGATGAGACAAAACAGCTGATCCGGAAAATTAAAAAGCTGACAAGCATTCATCATGCCAAAAAGCTGCATAATGAAATATTGATCGATTCCTCTGTGAAAAGTGAAAGTAAACTGGTTCGGCTGGCTATTAATGACTTGCATGAAGCCATTTCCGGGCGGAGAATCGTCACATTTCAATATGGACGATATAATCTCAACAAGGAATTTGTTTTAAGCCACAATGGCGGGCAATACAGGGTCAAACCGCTGGCGCTCACATGGGTAAATGACTTTTATTATTTAATAGCCTACTATTTTGCCAAAGAAGAAATCCGCCATTATCGGATTGACCGTCTCCGTAATGTTCATATTACGGAAGAACAATTTGCATATGAACCCTTTGATGTATCCAAGTATGTGAGTTCAACCTTTCATATGTATGCCGGATCTGAAGAGTGGATAAAAATCCGATTTCAC includes the following:
- a CDS encoding DUF4870 domain-containing protein; its protein translation is MNDYKMPSNDERLIAAAIYVTSFFTAFVGPLIIWLLKKNDSEFVDYHGKEYLNFLISYTIYSAISVVLMIILIGVITIWIVGILAFIFTIVAAVKAYEGKEYRIPLVFRILK
- a CDS encoding undecaprenyl-diphosphate phosphatase, whose product is MSKLEAFILGIIQGLTEFLPISSTGHLYLGRHLFGLDEAGLFLDTMLHIGTLLAVLVVYKNELLQIIKKPFGKLSMLLIVGTIPAVIVGLLLSDMFDSISKSGVTIGWEFLFTGFILWIADGVKKGAKKMDSITYGDALFIGSFQAAAIFPAVSRSGLTIAAGLFRKLDRETAAYFSFLLSIPAIAGGIVMQFGELMSGHTEAITLGSMLMATLSSAIFGYAAVVWMINFLKRKSLKIFAVYVWILGFIIIFLQMTGIF
- a CDS encoding helix-turn-helix transcriptional regulator, which encodes MEFLREQTDEENEYTLDDITECFKKEYGPDVKLNKNSLRDDIEHLIEAKFDITINQEKEGMPKFYSHQYRLFELYELRMLIDAVASARFITKDETKQLIRKIKKLTSIHHAKKLHNEILIDSSVKSESKLVRLAINDLHEAISGRRIVTFQYGRYNLNKEFVLSHNGGQYRVKPLALTWVNDFYYLIAYYFAKEEIRHYRIDRLRNVHITEEQFAYEPFDVSKYVSSTFHMYAGSEEWIKIRFHNDLINVIIDKFGRDADIRKLDGNHFVLSAKAIVSDGLVKWLLNWGNQAKVLSPSSLIDQVTDEIKNMMAVYEKEMD